In the Lascolabacillus massiliensis genome, one interval contains:
- the dnaG gene encoding DNA primase, giving the protein MIDQNTISRIQDAAQIVDVVSDFVTLRRRGVNLVGLCPFHEDRNPSFYVSPAKNICKCFACGEGGPPIHFIMKHEQLSYYEALKYLARKYNIEVVEKEFTDEEKQAQSDRESMFILNEYARDYFQKTLHAHPEGKAIGLSYFRERGLRDDIINKFQLGYSLEQRDAFSVEAQKAGYLRDYLLKTGLSTGGENNQPLYDRFRGRVIFPVHTMSGKVVAFGGRILKKAENTGKYVNSPESEIYSKSKELYGIYFAKNAIIKQDKCFLVEGYTDVLSMHQAGIENVVASSGTALTSGQIRMIRRFSNNITVIYDGDTAGINAAIRGIDLLLEEGMNVKVVMLPQGEDPDSFAKKQNAESFKRFIDSNEKDFIRFKTELLIEEVGDDPVKRAGMISNIVNSIALIPNTITRSVYIQECSQLLNIQELVLINEINKIRQRVWERKRDQKDKEISKAGEFTIGENINKTISNKETKEPGKSPYDRFEKEILRYIVRYGNTPLYQKFDKRKRKEGNEIIEEDVLIEEGPGVTEFVHFDLERDNINFKNELYQLMLDEAVSNIDTKNFDSGNFFLNYPDPKVSKLASELLSDRYHLSKIHSKILGEEVGDKNSRLLEQNMLHSHVPRATTELKNAYIQTKINELKEEIKKSDPENCSAFITRLKQLQEIKKVLAKELGERIVLKY; this is encoded by the coding sequence ATGATTGATCAAAATACAATAAGTCGTATACAAGACGCTGCACAAATTGTTGATGTAGTGTCTGATTTCGTGACACTTCGCAGGAGAGGTGTTAATTTGGTTGGATTGTGCCCTTTTCATGAAGACAGAAACCCCTCTTTTTATGTATCTCCAGCTAAAAATATTTGCAAGTGTTTTGCTTGTGGAGAGGGAGGACCGCCTATTCACTTCATAATGAAGCATGAACAGTTGTCATATTATGAAGCATTAAAATATCTTGCACGCAAATATAATATAGAGGTAGTAGAAAAAGAGTTTACTGACGAGGAAAAACAGGCTCAAAGCGATCGGGAGAGTATGTTTATCCTTAATGAATACGCTAGAGATTATTTTCAGAAAACATTGCATGCACATCCTGAGGGTAAGGCAATTGGACTCTCATATTTTCGCGAGCGGGGATTGAGGGATGACATTATAAATAAATTTCAATTAGGTTATAGTCTTGAACAGAGGGATGCTTTTTCTGTTGAGGCGCAAAAAGCAGGATATTTACGTGACTACCTATTAAAAACTGGTCTCTCCACCGGTGGAGAGAATAATCAGCCACTTTATGACAGATTCCGGGGAAGAGTAATTTTTCCGGTTCATACAATGTCAGGAAAGGTTGTTGCATTTGGAGGACGTATTCTTAAGAAAGCTGAGAATACAGGAAAGTATGTGAACTCTCCTGAAAGTGAAATATATTCAAAGAGTAAAGAACTTTATGGTATTTATTTTGCTAAGAATGCAATAATTAAACAGGATAAATGTTTTCTGGTAGAGGGGTATACAGATGTTTTATCTATGCATCAGGCAGGGATAGAAAATGTTGTTGCATCTTCAGGTACCGCTTTAACAAGTGGACAGATTCGTATGATTCGCCGTTTCTCAAATAACATAACTGTTATTTATGATGGTGATACTGCGGGTATAAATGCTGCTATAAGGGGGATCGACCTTTTACTGGAGGAGGGAATGAATGTTAAGGTTGTTATGCTCCCACAAGGAGAGGATCCCGATTCATTTGCGAAAAAACAGAATGCAGAGAGTTTTAAGAGATTTATAGACTCCAATGAGAAAGACTTCATCCGTTTTAAAACGGAACTATTAATAGAAGAGGTTGGAGATGACCCTGTAAAAAGGGCAGGGATGATCTCAAATATTGTAAATAGTATTGCGTTAATACCTAATACAATTACCCGATCGGTATATATACAGGAGTGTTCTCAGCTACTAAATATTCAAGAGCTTGTACTGATTAATGAAATAAATAAAATCAGGCAAAGGGTTTGGGAGAGAAAAAGAGATCAAAAAGATAAAGAAATTTCCAAAGCAGGCGAGTTTACAATTGGTGAAAATATAAATAAAACCATTAGTAATAAAGAAACTAAAGAACCGGGAAAGAGTCCATATGATCGTTTTGAAAAAGAGATACTTAGATATATAGTGAGATATGGAAATACTCCATTGTATCAAAAGTTTGACAAACGTAAACGAAAAGAGGGAAACGAAATTATAGAAGAGGACGTTTTAATCGAAGAGGGGCCTGGTGTAACAGAGTTTGTACATTTTGACCTTGAACGCGATAACATTAATTTTAAAAACGAACTTTATCAGTTAATGCTTGATGAGGCTGTAAGTAATATTGATACAAAAAATTTTGATTCTGGTAATTTTTTTCTGAATTATCCTGATCCTAAAGTTAGCAAACTTGCTTCTGAACTGCTGAGTGACAGGTATCACCTAAGTAAAATTCACTCAAAAATTTTAGGAGAAGAGGTGGGTGATAAAAACTCTCGTTTATTAGAACAAAACATGCTCCATAGTCATGTTCCCAGGGCAACTACTGAGCTCAAAAATGCTTATATACAGACCAAAATTAATGAACTGAAAGAGGAGATCAAGAAAAGCGATCCGGAAAACTGTTCAGCATTCATTACCAGATTAAAACAGCTTCAGGAGATAAAGAAAGTATTGGCTAAAGAGCTTGGTGAGAGAATTGTATTGAAATATTGA
- a CDS encoding branched-chain amino acid aminotransferase, whose protein sequence is MDVINWSNLSFGYMKTDYNIRSYYKEGKWSDPVSETSEFINLHIAATCLHYGQEVFEGLKAFRGKDGKIRVFRMRENALRLQSSCRGIMMAELPVELFEEMVIQAVKKNARFVPPYESGASLYIRPLLIGTSAQVGVKPATEYTFIIFVTPVGPYFKEGFKPTPMVILREYDRAAPLGTGTYKVGGNYAASLVAGEKAHELGYSAVLYLDAKEKKYIDECGPANFFGIKDNTYITPKSTSILPSITNKSLMQLAEDMGLKVERRPIPEEELATFEEAGACGTAAVISPILRIDDLSENKSYQFSKDGKAGPISEKLYQKLRAIQYGDEPDKYGWVTVIE, encoded by the coding sequence ATGGATGTTATAAACTGGTCGAATTTATCATTCGGCTACATGAAAACCGACTACAACATACGCAGTTACTACAAGGAAGGAAAATGGAGTGATCCCGTATCAGAAACATCAGAGTTTATTAATCTTCATATTGCTGCAACTTGTCTGCACTATGGACAGGAAGTATTTGAAGGATTAAAAGCATTCCGAGGTAAAGATGGAAAAATTCGTGTTTTCAGAATGCGCGAGAATGCTTTAAGGTTGCAATCATCCTGCAGAGGTATAATGATGGCTGAGCTACCAGTTGAGCTATTTGAAGAAATGGTGATTCAGGCTGTCAAAAAAAATGCTCGCTTTGTACCACCTTACGAAAGTGGCGCATCACTATATATTCGTCCATTACTAATTGGAACTAGTGCACAGGTAGGAGTAAAGCCTGCAACAGAATACACTTTTATTATATTTGTTACTCCTGTAGGTCCATATTTTAAGGAAGGATTTAAACCTACACCTATGGTAATATTGCGGGAATACGATCGTGCAGCACCACTTGGTACAGGCACTTATAAAGTAGGTGGAAACTATGCTGCGAGCCTGGTTGCCGGGGAAAAAGCGCATGAGCTGGGTTACTCAGCTGTTCTTTACCTGGATGCAAAAGAGAAAAAATATATCGATGAGTGTGGCCCCGCTAACTTCTTTGGAATAAAAGATAATACATACATTACTCCAAAATCAACATCCATTTTACCATCTATAACAAATAAGAGTCTTATGCAGTTAGCTGAGGATATGGGACTGAAAGTTGAAAGACGTCCAATACCTGAAGAGGAGCTCGCAACATTTGAAGAGGCAGGAGCATGTGGAACTGCCGCTGTTATAAGTCCTATTTTACGAATAGATGACCTAAGTGAAAATAAAAGTTATCAATTTAGTAAGGATGGCAAAGCTGGTCCTATTAGCGAAAAGTTATATCAAAAACTTCGTGCTATACAGTATGGTGACGAACCTGACAAATATGGCTGGGTAACTGTAATAGAATAA
- a CDS encoding CYTH domain-containing protein, with amino-acid sequence MGYEIERKFLIKGDFKSQAYKSFRIKQGYLSLSGVSVIRVRVKGEKGYITVKSALAEGMLTRHEWEYEIPVVDAEEMLNLCEEGIIDKTRYLIKAGDHIFEVDEFYGENEGLLIAEVELKEENENFERPEWLGAEVTGNVRYYNSFLSIHPFKSWSKL; translated from the coding sequence ATGGGATATGAAATTGAGAGGAAATTTCTGATTAAAGGGGATTTTAAATCACAAGCATATAAGAGTTTCAGGATAAAACAGGGATATTTATCTCTTTCCGGAGTAAGTGTTATTCGCGTCAGAGTAAAAGGTGAAAAGGGTTATATCACAGTAAAAAGTGCTCTTGCAGAGGGTATGTTGACAAGACATGAATGGGAATATGAAATACCTGTTGTTGATGCTGAAGAGATGCTTAACTTATGTGAAGAGGGTATAATAGATAAAACCCGCTATCTTATAAAAGCAGGTGATCATATATTTGAGGTAGACGAATTCTATGGGGAGAATGAAGGTCTGTTGATTGCTGAAGTAGAACTAAAAGAGGAAAACGAAAACTTTGAAAGACCTGAATGGTTAGGGGCAGAAGTTACAGGAAATGTTAGATATTATAACTCATTCCTGTCGATCCACCCCTTTAAATCATGGAGTAAATTGTAA
- a CDS encoding arylsulfatase — MSKIKLATTALGLAAITSIYSQDKPNVVFILTDDLGYGDLSCYGQDKFQTPNIDRLALTGTRFTRSYSGTTVSAPSRASLLTGLHTGNAPIRGNREIQPEGQAPLPADTYTLFKLFKESGYITGVFGKWGLGYPGSTGDPVNQYVDHFFGYNCQRLAHNYYPGHLWENDTKVYLPDNNDGGFGSYSQDLIQSKTLEFIEQHKNNPFFLYVPIVLPHAELVVPEDTIIQELRGKFPETPYKGTDSGPNFRIGGYMSQDYPRATHAAMVKRIDIYVAQIVEKLKEEGLYENTLIIFTSDNGPHREGGGDPDFFNNNSIYRGYKRDLYEGGIRVPTIISWKGKVAAGEKSNFPFAFWDYLPTFADILEVEYKTKTDGVSILPTLLGVEDQAERDYFYFEFQESGGQQAVIKGNWKLIHLDIRNGGKYELYNIASDPSENHNLIALFPEKSEELKEIMKRARTDNPDWPLF, encoded by the coding sequence ATGTCTAAAATTAAACTAGCAACCACTGCTCTCGGATTAGCTGCTATCACATCTATTTATTCACAAGACAAACCGAATGTGGTTTTTATTCTAACCGATGATTTGGGGTATGGTGATCTTAGTTGCTATGGCCAGGATAAGTTTCAGACGCCTAATATTGATAGACTTGCATTAACAGGAACAAGATTCACAAGAAGTTATTCAGGAACAACTGTTAGCGCACCCTCGCGAGCTAGTCTGTTAACCGGATTACACACAGGTAATGCGCCAATCAGAGGCAATAGAGAAATACAACCTGAAGGACAAGCCCCACTCCCTGCAGATACTTATACTTTATTCAAATTATTCAAAGAATCTGGTTATATAACCGGTGTTTTTGGAAAATGGGGATTAGGGTATCCGGGATCTACAGGAGACCCGGTTAACCAGTATGTAGACCATTTTTTTGGATACAATTGTCAGCGATTGGCACACAACTACTATCCGGGTCACCTCTGGGAAAATGATACCAAAGTTTATTTACCTGATAACAACGATGGAGGATTTGGCTCCTATTCTCAAGACTTGATACAAAGTAAAACGCTTGAATTCATTGAACAGCATAAAAATAACCCTTTCTTTTTGTATGTCCCAATTGTTCTGCCACATGCAGAATTAGTAGTGCCTGAAGACACTATAATACAAGAGCTTAGAGGTAAGTTCCCTGAAACTCCATATAAAGGAACAGACTCTGGACCAAATTTCAGAATAGGCGGATATATGTCACAGGATTATCCTCGTGCAACACATGCTGCTATGGTTAAAAGAATAGATATATATGTGGCACAAATTGTGGAAAAACTCAAAGAAGAAGGCCTGTATGAAAATACTCTTATAATATTTACAAGTGACAATGGACCACACCGTGAAGGTGGTGGTGACCCAGACTTCTTCAATAATAACAGTATTTACCGTGGATATAAAAGGGATCTCTATGAAGGTGGTATACGAGTTCCAACAATAATATCTTGGAAAGGAAAAGTTGCCGCAGGAGAAAAAAGCAATTTCCCCTTTGCATTCTGGGATTACCTCCCAACATTTGCAGATATATTAGAAGTTGAATACAAAACAAAAACAGATGGAGTTAGTATCCTTCCTACATTGCTGGGTGTTGAAGACCAGGCAGAGAGAGATTACTTTTACTTCGAATTTCAGGAATCAGGTGGACAACAAGCAGTTATTAAAGGAAACTGGAAACTGATTCATCTGGATATACGTAATGGAGGTAAGTACGAACTCTATAATATTGCTTCAGATCCATCTGAGAATCATAACTTAATTGCATTATTCCCTGAAAAAAGTGAAGAGTTGAAAGAGATAATGAAACGAGCAAGAACAGATAATCCAGACTGGCCTTTATTTTAA
- a CDS encoding sulfatase-like hydrolase/transferase produces MKKLISIISASFVASPIFANSASDNKSAQSASINIKSQPNIVLIYADDIGYGDLSSYGAKQVNTPNTDTLAANGIRFTNAHSAAATSTPSRYGLFTGEYPWRRRGTGVANGDAALIINPDRVTLPKVLQQMGYTTGAVGKWHLGIGDKSGEQDWNGHVTPGPAEIGFDYSYIMAATGDRVPCVFMENQRVVNLNPNDPIHVSYKENFEGEPTGKDNPELLTKLHPSHGHNQSIVNGISRIGYMKGGRSALWEDENIADSITVHATRFIERNSDKPFFLYFGTNDIHVPRYPHERFRGVTEMGHRGDAIVQFDWSVGEIVKALKKAGIFENTLIIITSDNGPVVDDGYHDGSVEGLMDHKPWGPFRGGKYSNFEAGTRVPFIVHWPERVNPNVSPALISQIDMTATMAVLTGFEKTDKIPDDSQNQLNAWLGIDISGRDYIISSAGSLSILTRVWKYIEPSSGRSYNPLTNTELGNSSDDQLYNIVTDRSEYENVADKNPQIVEEMKKLLDFEKKKGINLEL; encoded by the coding sequence ATGAAAAAATTAATATCAATAATCTCTGCTTCATTTGTTGCAAGTCCTATATTTGCAAACAGTGCTTCTGATAATAAATCTGCTCAGTCTGCATCTATCAATATTAAATCACAGCCAAATATTGTACTTATTTATGCTGATGATATTGGTTATGGAGATCTTTCATCGTATGGTGCTAAACAAGTGAATACACCAAATACAGATACACTTGCAGCTAATGGTATCAGATTCACCAATGCACATTCAGCAGCAGCTACAAGCACTCCTTCAAGATATGGTCTATTTACAGGTGAGTATCCCTGGAGAAGAAGAGGTACTGGCGTTGCCAATGGTGATGCAGCATTAATTATAAATCCAGATAGAGTAACTCTCCCAAAAGTGCTGCAACAGATGGGATACACTACAGGAGCAGTAGGTAAATGGCATCTTGGAATAGGTGATAAGTCTGGAGAACAGGATTGGAACGGGCATGTGACGCCAGGACCTGCCGAGATTGGTTTTGATTACTCATATATAATGGCAGCAACAGGAGATAGAGTCCCATGTGTTTTTATGGAGAATCAGAGAGTGGTCAATCTAAACCCGAATGATCCTATACATGTCAGTTACAAGGAAAACTTTGAAGGAGAACCAACAGGTAAAGATAACCCTGAACTTCTAACAAAACTTCATCCCAGTCACGGTCACAATCAAAGCATTGTGAATGGGATATCACGTATAGGATATATGAAAGGAGGCAGATCAGCACTGTGGGAAGATGAAAATATTGCAGACAGCATTACTGTTCATGCAACCCGTTTTATTGAAAGAAACAGCGATAAACCTTTTTTCCTCTATTTCGGAACAAATGATATTCATGTACCGAGATATCCTCATGAAAGATTCAGAGGAGTCACAGAAATGGGGCATCGTGGAGATGCAATTGTACAATTCGACTGGTCAGTTGGAGAGATCGTGAAAGCTCTTAAAAAAGCAGGAATATTTGAAAATACTCTTATAATCATTACAAGTGATAATGGACCTGTTGTAGATGACGGATATCATGATGGTTCTGTAGAGGGTCTTATGGATCATAAGCCATGGGGACCTTTCAGAGGTGGCAAATACAGTAATTTTGAAGCAGGGACAAGAGTACCATTTATAGTACACTGGCCTGAGAGAGTAAATCCAAATGTATCACCTGCACTAATATCACAAATAGATATGACAGCAACAATGGCTGTTCTTACAGGTTTTGAGAAAACTGACAAAATACCTGATGACAGTCAAAATCAGTTAAATGCCTGGCTTGGAATAGATATCTCAGGTAGAGATTATATAATTAGTTCTGCCGGTTCACTTTCAATTCTGACAAGAGTGTGGAAATATATTGAACCAAGTAGTGGCAGATCTTATAACCCACTTACAAATACAGAACTTGGAAACAGCTCCGATGATCAGTTATACAACATAGTAACAGATCGTAGTGAATATGAAAATGTAGCAGATAAAAATCCCCAAATTGTTGAGGAAATGAAAAAGCTACTAGATTTCGAGAAAAAGAAAGGGATTAATCTGGAATTATAA
- a CDS encoding sugar-binding domain-containing protein has protein sequence MINKKTLLLLITFITAGLFAQGKDVNIWEDFNITQINAEKAHASYIPFKSPAWDNNNLKDSPNVKILNGIWKFRYFNNPESVPSDIHKESVNSNWDDITVPSNWQLQGDGKYDPPYFTNTKYPFEPNPPFVPKDYNPTGVYKKSFTIPDSWKNDQVFIHFAGVQSAMILWINGKEVGYHEDGMLPSEFNITKYLNKGENEITLKVLNWSKGSYLEDQDFWRLSGIYRDVYLFSTPSVRMRDFTVYSELVNDLNDAVLNISVDVENINGKSDETYIIRTILKDSSNKVISTIKSSPFKVKRGEEEKITIT, from the coding sequence ATGATAAATAAGAAGACTCTACTGCTGCTGATTACTTTTATTACAGCAGGACTTTTTGCACAAGGGAAAGATGTGAACATCTGGGAAGATTTCAATATCACTCAGATAAATGCCGAAAAAGCCCATGCCTCGTATATACCATTTAAAAGTCCTGCTTGGGATAATAATAATCTGAAAGACTCACCAAATGTGAAGATATTAAATGGGATATGGAAGTTTCGTTACTTCAATAACCCTGAGTCGGTTCCTTCTGATATACATAAGGAGAGTGTAAATAGTAACTGGGATGATATAACAGTACCATCAAACTGGCAGTTACAGGGCGATGGTAAATATGATCCTCCATACTTTACAAATACAAAATATCCTTTTGAACCCAATCCTCCATTTGTACCCAAGGATTACAATCCTACAGGAGTATATAAAAAGAGCTTCACTATACCTGATAGCTGGAAAAATGATCAGGTATTTATTCACTTCGCAGGTGTACAGTCAGCCATGATTCTATGGATAAATGGAAAAGAGGTTGGATACCATGAAGATGGAATGCTGCCATCCGAATTTAATATCACTAAATACTTGAATAAAGGAGAAAATGAGATTACACTGAAAGTATTGAACTGGTCAAAAGGTAGTTATCTTGAGGATCAGGACTTCTGGCGTTTAAGTGGTATATACAGGGATGTTTATCTGTTTTCTACACCATCAGTCAGGATGCGCGACTTCACAGTTTACTCTGAACTTGTAAATGATTTAAATGATGCTGTACTAAATATTAGTGTTGATGTTGAAAACATCAATGGCAAGTCAGATGAAACATACATAATTCGAACAATTCTAAAAGATAGTAGTAACAAAGTCATAAGTACAATTAAAAGCTCACCATTTAAAGTAAAAAGAGGAGAAGAGGAAAAGATCACAATTACTTGA
- a CDS encoding glycoside hydrolase family 2 TIM barrel-domain containing protein translates to MRIENPLKWSAETPNLYKVGIELLKSNGENTQAFVINTGFRKVEIKDGLFLVNGKAIKIKGVNRHDFDMYNGRTVSRESMIEDIILMKQHNINAVRTSHYPNNTEFYTLCDEYGLYVMDEANVESHGLWEKGYYVGERDEWKKMIVERNSNMVKRDKNHPSIIFWSMGNESGWGVNFDHAYKAIKEADPEKRPVHFESKNPAYAHTLNRYDIISDMYSSMKHLEDYYNWDSERPIIICEYAHTMGNSLGNFRKYWNLYNEFERFQGGFTWDWIDQALRSKDKNGREYWNIINYSDGSNTNDGLLNPDRTPQPEMEELKKVYQYFNVKDIDINTGIISISNENYFSDASDIYMKWEIIENGKKIESGRIDELNIKPQESQLMEIKFNRSAITQGNEYFMNFSFHLKENKLWADAEFIVAKEQLDFGLSHFVKERTAVETMSHLHIDSRNNILTLSGDGFTATFDKKKGALSQLIYNNQIVLTEPLLPYLWRVPTDNDEGGGKNSYADRWRQAGLDKIKIEPLSIEYLQINNYQVKVIVKNSVKTTTNEIIYEGHYTVSGDGRITVDNWFSVPSNIPPLARVGLRTALPSDFNEIEWYGRGPHESYDDRKESAFIGIYKGNVEEQHFSHVMPQENGNKTDVRWVRVISGNNAVKFMGLPLINFNIQNYSSESLNDSKPSGNNPSDDPVRGEKTWLNIDFKQSGVGGDNSWQPRTHREYLLNNPDYYYSFSISNSK, encoded by the coding sequence TTGAGAATTGAAAATCCATTGAAATGGAGTGCAGAAACACCAAATCTCTATAAAGTAGGGATAGAGCTTTTAAAGTCAAATGGGGAAAACACACAGGCATTTGTCATAAATACTGGCTTCAGGAAAGTGGAAATAAAAGATGGTCTATTTCTCGTTAATGGAAAAGCAATAAAAATTAAGGGAGTTAACAGGCATGATTTTGACATGTATAATGGAAGAACTGTTTCCCGTGAATCAATGATTGAAGACATTATCCTAATGAAACAACACAACATAAATGCTGTTCGTACGAGTCACTACCCCAACAATACCGAATTCTACACCCTATGCGATGAATATGGCCTATATGTAATGGACGAAGCTAATGTTGAAAGTCACGGATTATGGGAAAAAGGTTACTATGTTGGAGAAAGGGATGAGTGGAAAAAGATGATTGTAGAACGCAACTCCAATATGGTTAAAAGGGATAAAAATCATCCTTCTATAATTTTTTGGTCAATGGGCAACGAATCAGGCTGGGGAGTCAATTTTGATCATGCATATAAGGCTATAAAAGAGGCAGACCCTGAAAAAAGACCAGTACATTTTGAATCCAAAAACCCAGCTTATGCACACACTCTAAACAGATATGATATAATCTCAGACATGTATTCTTCGATGAAACATCTTGAAGATTATTACAACTGGGACTCAGAAAGACCAATAATCATTTGTGAGTATGCTCATACAATGGGAAACAGTCTTGGTAACTTCCGAAAATACTGGAACTTATATAATGAATTTGAAAGATTTCAGGGTGGTTTCACCTGGGACTGGATAGATCAGGCTTTAAGATCGAAAGACAAGAATGGAAGAGAGTACTGGAATATCATTAACTATAGCGATGGTTCAAACACAAACGATGGTTTGTTAAATCCTGACCGTACACCTCAACCCGAAATGGAAGAGTTGAAAAAGGTTTATCAGTATTTTAATGTAAAAGATATCGATATCAACACAGGAATTATTTCCATTTCAAACGAAAATTACTTTTCTGATGCAAGTGATATCTATATGAAGTGGGAGATCATTGAAAACGGAAAGAAAATTGAATCAGGCAGAATTGATGAATTGAATATCAAACCACAAGAGAGTCAACTCATGGAAATAAAATTTAACAGATCTGCAATCACCCAGGGTAATGAATATTTTATGAATTTCAGTTTTCACCTTAAGGAAAACAAGTTATGGGCTGATGCAGAATTTATTGTAGCTAAAGAACAACTTGATTTTGGCCTCTCTCACTTTGTAAAGGAAAGAACAGCTGTTGAAACTATGAGCCACCTTCATATAGATAGTAGAAACAATATTTTAACGCTATCTGGAGATGGTTTTACAGCAACATTTGATAAGAAAAAGGGAGCATTGAGTCAGCTAATCTATAACAATCAGATTGTTTTAACAGAGCCATTACTCCCCTACTTATGGAGAGTGCCAACCGATAATGATGAAGGTGGCGGTAAAAACAGTTATGCAGATCGATGGAGACAAGCTGGCCTGGATAAAATAAAGATTGAACCTCTCAGCATTGAATATTTACAAATTAATAATTATCAGGTTAAAGTTATAGTGAAGAATTCAGTAAAAACCACTACAAATGAGATAATTTACGAAGGTCATTATACAGTTTCGGGTGATGGCAGGATTACAGTTGACAACTGGTTTTCAGTACCGTCAAACATCCCCCCTTTGGCAAGAGTAGGTCTTAGAACAGCATTACCCTCCGATTTTAATGAAATTGAATGGTATGGAAGAGGTCCTCACGAATCATACGATGATCGTAAAGAGTCGGCTTTCATAGGTATTTATAAAGGTAACGTTGAAGAACAACACTTCAGTCACGTAATGCCACAGGAGAATGGCAATAAAACTGATGTGCGCTGGGTTAGAGTAATCTCCGGAAACAATGCTGTGAAGTTTATGGGGCTACCACTCATTAATTTTAATATTCAAAACTACTCAAGCGAGTCACTAAACGATTCAAAACCATCTGGCAACAATCCATCTGATGATCCGGTTCGTGGTGAAAAAACGTGGTTGAATATTGATTTCAAACAATCAGGTGTGGGTGGCGACAATAGCTGGCAACCCAGAACTCACAGGGAATATTTACTTAATAATCCTGACTATTACTATTCGTTCTCGATTAGTAACAGTAAATAA